Proteins co-encoded in one Flavobacterium fluviale genomic window:
- a CDS encoding polyketide synthase, with amino-acid sequence MKRPNKNHLENEIKWTKMDYPSSPLHELFTEQAKVSPNSIALEFENQKISYNELDKMVNQIANYFSFQGLSSGQIVAVSMERGSNLIASLLAILQCGAAYLPLDPKFPSERLEFMLKDSEASFLLTTKALSDSLPKCSKNIIIEEVLTSINQYPALPLSAVVSNKAAAYMMYTSGSTGKPKGVTVTHKNLVNFLFSMAIEPGIKAEDKLLSITTISFDIAGLELFLPLIRGAAVVFADYETTRDGQLLLNLLNKKEITIMQATPTTWQMLLDSGWEKPLALKALCGGEALPLNLARQLTQRCDSLWNMYGPTETTIWSAVKKIQKNDELITIGHPIANTQIYLLDEKGQNVSRGEIGEIVIGGDGVAEGYWNRPELNAEKFIPDVFSNEPNSILYRTGDLGKLLPNGEFQCLGRIDHQVKIRGHRIELGEIEAVLNTLQGIKQSAVIVSGHFGNEDKLVAYLKSSEKLPDEKVIQETLSKVLPEILIPSKYIWVEEFPITPNGKIDKKNLPLPEFTRPDSAPLFKKPNSQLEKDIAKIWSEELKIESVGIDDDFFDMGGSSVLAQKVTTSMRQKLSKDVPVSKIYIHPTIRELAASFEQNTNEENPFSFKDRTENKINSSDIAIIGMAGRFPGSDTIDELWENLRDGKETISLFTKEELDNSLPESLRKDPLYIGARGILPSAKTFDANFFGLNPQLAAAMDPQIRIFLEISFEALEQAGHLPKHYKGSIGVYSGSEINSYYENNIFSNKELKSSIGDLQIYTVNGKDFIAPRTSYHLNLKGPSVSVHSACSTSLLAVAEAVKAIRTGMCDIALAGGSSVTAPINSGHLYDDGFIKSPDGSTRSFDASGKGTVFSDGAGVVLLKKLEEAEKDGDIIYGVIKGVGVNNDGGEKGSFMAPSAKGQAGAIVNAFNDAQISPSTISYMEAHGTATPIGDPIEIEGLKIAYGRQEKNNYCALGSIKSNMGHTTAAAGVAGLIKILLAMRYKQIPPMVNFTKPNPNIDFDNSPFYINNKLIDWKADGIRRAGVSSFGIGSTNVHAIVEEYEAKPKQTSSGRPIDILMWSAKSQNSLLGYENALGHFIDRSKDIPLADIAYSLNMTRDEFNHRSFLISNSTNDAAEKLLCLKTKSSKTSILKSVPSEIGFLFPGQGAQYLQMGKTLYDNEKVYRESIDKCATLLMEDLKLDIRDIIYPKTNSIEAEELLKDTRFTQPALFVTEYALSQLWLSWGIKPTFLCGHSIGEFAAAHLAGILSLKDALHIVAVRGKLISELPGGSMLIVRVSIEKLKELLPDTLSVAAINANQFCVVSGTKEQIEVFNQQLDSQDIPNKLLNTSHAFHSFMMDPVLDTFKKEVEKIKLNIPRLPIISTVTGTWLTDTEAINPMYWVDHLKNTVRFADAMDTAFELEDFVLLEVGPGQTLTTLARQQASGKIIGAFPSLTFPKDEQENEYSTVLTTLGDLWLRGINPDWKSFYGLQQRQKIELPSYVFDRKLCWIEPLHTIDATIQTSAAVESPAIPIEINSKNIKSEDSKKDSILFKISEIIQNASGITYDADSASYTFLELGLDSLSLTQLSGKLKKEFDLPITFRQLNESFSSPSLLADYIELNLPEEHFININNKEPEIVNHQSANSNISSNAIQLSSNQNQISLEQIVQQIQLLSQKVDQLQNYQSSSTNGNGSFANLKIEHFDAVKFNSKNRVETNGTNGVHKKEKSFDISKLNNQKLSENNTIEKKYTILGNEPPVEGSRLGRDENGNPAWFIKDPNQNGDYIKIKL; translated from the coding sequence ATGAAAAGACCTAACAAAAATCATCTAGAAAACGAGATCAAATGGACAAAAATGGATTATCCATCAAGTCCGCTGCACGAGCTTTTTACAGAACAGGCTAAAGTATCTCCTAATTCGATAGCTCTTGAATTTGAAAACCAAAAAATCAGTTATAATGAATTAGATAAAATGGTAAATCAAATTGCGAATTACTTTTCGTTTCAAGGTTTATCATCTGGACAAATTGTTGCGGTTTCAATGGAACGAGGTTCTAATTTAATTGCCTCTCTTTTAGCAATTTTACAATGCGGAGCCGCATATCTTCCGTTAGATCCTAAATTTCCTTCTGAGCGTTTGGAATTTATGCTGAAAGATTCTGAAGCAAGTTTTTTATTAACCACAAAAGCGCTTTCAGATTCATTGCCAAAATGTTCAAAAAATATAATAATCGAAGAGGTATTAACTTCAATTAATCAATATCCTGCTTTGCCGCTTTCTGCTGTTGTTTCTAATAAAGCTGCAGCTTATATGATGTATACTTCTGGTTCTACCGGAAAGCCTAAAGGAGTAACTGTTACTCATAAAAATTTAGTGAATTTCCTTTTTAGTATGGCAATTGAGCCTGGTATAAAAGCAGAAGACAAATTATTATCGATCACCACAATCTCTTTTGATATTGCCGGATTAGAATTATTTCTTCCACTCATAAGAGGTGCTGCAGTAGTTTTTGCAGATTATGAAACTACTCGAGACGGTCAGTTATTGCTTAATCTTTTAAACAAAAAAGAAATTACAATAATGCAGGCGACCCCAACCACATGGCAGATGCTGCTTGATTCTGGCTGGGAAAAACCGCTTGCTTTAAAAGCCCTTTGCGGTGGCGAAGCCCTGCCATTAAACCTTGCAAGACAATTAACTCAAAGATGCGATTCACTCTGGAATATGTATGGACCTACAGAAACTACTATTTGGTCTGCCGTAAAAAAAATTCAAAAAAACGATGAGTTAATTACAATTGGACATCCTATTGCAAATACACAAATTTATTTACTAGACGAAAAGGGTCAAAATGTGTCTCGTGGCGAAATTGGAGAAATAGTTATTGGCGGGGATGGAGTCGCAGAAGGTTACTGGAATCGTCCCGAACTTAACGCTGAAAAATTTATCCCTGATGTGTTTTCTAATGAACCAAATTCTATTTTGTACCGCACGGGAGATTTAGGAAAATTATTGCCGAATGGCGAATTTCAATGTTTAGGACGAATCGATCATCAAGTAAAAATTAGAGGTCATCGTATTGAATTGGGCGAAATAGAAGCTGTCTTAAATACTTTGCAAGGAATAAAACAATCTGCTGTAATTGTGAGCGGTCATTTTGGCAATGAAGATAAACTTGTAGCCTACTTGAAATCTAGTGAAAAATTGCCAGATGAAAAAGTAATACAAGAAACTCTTTCTAAAGTACTTCCGGAAATATTAATTCCTTCGAAATATATTTGGGTTGAAGAATTTCCTATAACACCTAATGGAAAAATCGACAAAAAAAATCTTCCTTTACCAGAATTTACAAGACCGGATTCAGCTCCTCTTTTTAAAAAACCCAATAGTCAATTAGAAAAGGATATTGCAAAAATATGGAGTGAAGAATTAAAAATAGAAAGTGTTGGTATCGATGATGACTTCTTTGATATGGGCGGAAGTTCTGTCCTTGCTCAAAAAGTAACCACATCGATGAGACAAAAGTTATCGAAAGATGTACCTGTTTCAAAAATCTATATTCATCCTACAATTCGAGAACTTGCAGCTTCCTTTGAACAGAATACAAATGAAGAGAATCCGTTTAGTTTTAAAGACAGGACTGAGAACAAAATAAATTCTTCAGATATAGCCATAATTGGTATGGCTGGAAGATTTCCGGGTTCTGACACTATAGATGAATTATGGGAGAATTTAAGAGATGGAAAAGAAACAATTTCACTTTTTACAAAAGAAGAATTAGATAATAGCTTACCTGAAAGTCTTCGTAAAGATCCGCTTTACATTGGAGCAAGAGGAATATTGCCTTCTGCTAAAACATTTGATGCTAATTTCTTCGGATTGAATCCACAGCTTGCGGCCGCAATGGATCCGCAGATTAGAATATTTTTAGAAATTTCTTTTGAGGCTCTAGAACAAGCTGGACATCTTCCTAAACATTATAAAGGAAGCATTGGTGTATATTCTGGAAGTGAAATTAATTCTTATTACGAAAACAATATTTTTTCCAATAAAGAATTAAAGAGTTCCATAGGCGACTTACAAATTTATACAGTAAACGGAAAAGATTTTATTGCCCCGAGAACTTCCTATCATTTAAATTTAAAAGGACCTTCTGTAAGCGTTCATTCTGCTTGCTCTACATCACTTTTGGCAGTTGCTGAAGCTGTAAAAGCAATTAGAACTGGAATGTGCGATATCGCTCTCGCAGGAGGATCCAGCGTAACTGCTCCTATAAATAGCGGCCATCTTTATGATGACGGATTCATAAAAAGCCCTGATGGTTCTACAAGATCTTTTGATGCATCTGGAAAAGGAACTGTTTTTAGCGACGGGGCCGGAGTCGTTTTACTTAAAAAATTAGAAGAAGCCGAAAAAGATGGCGACATTATATATGGTGTAATTAAAGGTGTTGGCGTAAATAATGATGGCGGCGAGAAAGGCAGCTTTATGGCACCAAGTGCAAAAGGCCAGGCTGGAGCAATAGTTAATGCCTTTAATGATGCGCAAATATCACCTTCAACTATTAGCTACATGGAAGCGCATGGTACAGCTACACCAATTGGCGATCCAATCGAAATAGAAGGACTTAAAATAGCGTACGGCAGACAAGAAAAAAATAATTACTGCGCCTTAGGTTCTATTAAAAGCAACATGGGGCATACAACAGCTGCTGCAGGTGTTGCGGGATTAATTAAAATATTGTTGGCCATGCGTTACAAGCAAATACCGCCTATGGTTAATTTTACCAAACCAAACCCAAATATAGATTTTGACAACAGTCCTTTTTACATCAATAATAAATTAATTGACTGGAAAGCTGACGGCATAAGAAGAGCTGGAGTAAGTTCTTTTGGTATAGGAAGCACAAATGTTCATGCCATTGTTGAAGAATATGAAGCAAAACCAAAACAAACTTCAAGCGGTAGACCAATTGACATATTAATGTGGTCAGCAAAAAGTCAAAATAGTCTTCTTGGCTATGAAAATGCATTAGGGCATTTTATTGATAGGTCAAAAGATATTCCATTGGCCGATATTGCATATTCTTTGAATATGACAAGAGATGAATTTAATCATAGAAGTTTTTTAATATCCAATTCTACTAATGATGCTGCTGAAAAATTACTTTGTCTAAAAACAAAAAGTTCCAAAACCTCAATACTAAAAAGTGTACCTAGCGAAATAGGGTTTCTTTTCCCCGGACAAGGAGCACAATATTTACAAATGGGCAAAACTCTTTATGATAACGAAAAAGTATATCGTGAGTCCATAGATAAATGTGCAACGTTATTAATGGAAGATTTAAAATTAGATATTCGAGATATAATTTATCCCAAAACTAATTCTATTGAAGCCGAAGAACTTTTAAAAGATACACGATTCACCCAACCAGCTCTATTTGTAACTGAATATGCATTGTCTCAATTGTGGCTGAGCTGGGGCATAAAACCAACATTTCTCTGTGGCCATAGTATTGGTGAGTTTGCAGCTGCACATTTGGCTGGAATTTTAAGTCTAAAAGATGCTTTACATATTGTTGCTGTAAGAGGAAAATTGATCAGCGAACTCCCTGGCGGATCTATGCTAATTGTTCGAGTATCGATCGAAAAACTAAAAGAACTGCTTCCTGACACGCTTTCAGTCGCGGCAATTAATGCTAATCAGTTCTGCGTTGTTTCAGGTACAAAAGAACAAATTGAAGTTTTCAATCAACAGCTTGACAGCCAAGATATTCCAAATAAATTACTAAATACAAGTCACGCTTTTCACTCTTTTATGATGGATCCTGTTTTAGATACCTTCAAAAAAGAAGTAGAAAAGATAAAGCTGAATATCCCTCGATTACCAATTATTTCAACTGTAACCGGAACTTGGCTTACAGACACAGAAGCAATAAATCCAATGTACTGGGTAGATCATTTAAAAAACACAGTGAGATTTGCAGACGCAATGGATACTGCTTTTGAATTAGAAGATTTTGTTTTACTGGAAGTTGGTCCAGGCCAAACACTTACTACTCTAGCTCGTCAACAAGCGTCAGGTAAAATCATTGGGGCATTTCCTAGTTTGACTTTCCCGAAAGATGAACAAGAAAATGAATACTCAACAGTCTTAACAACTTTAGGCGATTTATGGTTGCGAGGAATAAATCCTGATTGGAAATCTTTTTACGGTCTACAGCAACGACAAAAAATAGAACTCCCAAGTTATGTGTTTGATCGGAAGCTTTGCTGGATTGAACCTTTACATACAATCGATGCAACAATTCAAACATCAGCGGCGGTAGAAAGTCCAGCAATTCCAATAGAAATTAACAGTAAGAATATAAAAAGCGAAGATTCAAAAAAAGACTCCATACTTTTTAAGATTTCAGAAATTATCCAAAATGCATCGGGTATAACGTATGACGCTGACTCAGCTTCTTATACTTTCTTAGAACTTGGTTTAGATTCACTATCACTTACACAACTATCAGGAAAACTAAAAAAAGAATTTGATCTGCCTATTACTTTTAGACAACTTAACGAAAGCTTTTCATCACCTTCTCTTTTAGCTGATTACATAGAACTTAATCTGCCTGAAGAACATTTTATCAACATAAATAATAAGGAACCCGAAATAGTTAATCATCAATCTGCTAACTCGAATATTTCTTCTAATGCTATACAATTATCTTCCAATCAAAATCAAATTTCATTAGAACAAATTGTTCAGCAAATTCAGCTTTTGAGTCAAAAAGTAGATCAATTACAAAATTATCAAAGTTCTTCAACAAACGGGAATGGATCTTTTGCTAATCTGAAAATAGAACATTTTGATGCTGTTAAATTTAACTCTAAAAATCGAGTCGAGACCAACGGCACAAATGGTGTTCATAAAAAAGAAAAGTCCTTTGACATTTCAAAACTGAACAACCAAAAGCTATCTGAAAATAATACTATTGAAAAAAAGTATACAATATTGGGAAATGAACCGCCTGTAGAAGGAAGCAGACTCGGAAGGGATGAAAATGGAAACCCTGCATGGTTTATTAAAGATCCTAATCAAAACGGAGATTATAT